A genomic segment from Actinoplanes sichuanensis encodes:
- a CDS encoding alpha/beta hydrolase family protein yields MTVRSVWWAAAIPGAEAPFDTAHLRVFYPSKPTGSDAERLSGVFPADPARAPYPVVIIVSGVNVGQEAYRWLAVELASRGHVAVTYDWVGELFGGLKGITPGVELAAAKPDAYGTRATTPSVPVVIDALRTITGPVEGLLDLDNVALIGHSAGGTVILQSARFFPEVKAVAAYGTHTMVATMLGWPAGTVLPAQVDCPVLLMNGENDGVINGSADRYGEDAATRRDPISRTFDEALPNADGANVQVTFAGANHFGIVHPVDDTAARAFLDLDATTDPAATRAAFVDVTAAFLDTHLRGADSDALHQALKNPYIAGMRRR; encoded by the coding sequence ATGACCGTACGTTCCGTCTGGTGGGCCGCCGCGATCCCCGGAGCCGAGGCGCCGTTCGACACCGCGCATCTGCGGGTCTTCTACCCGTCCAAGCCGACCGGCTCGGACGCGGAACGGCTGTCCGGAGTGTTCCCGGCCGACCCGGCGCGGGCACCGTATCCGGTCGTGATCATCGTCTCCGGGGTGAACGTCGGCCAGGAGGCGTACCGGTGGCTGGCCGTCGAACTCGCCTCGCGTGGTCATGTCGCGGTCACCTACGACTGGGTCGGTGAGCTGTTCGGCGGGCTGAAGGGCATCACCCCGGGGGTCGAGTTGGCCGCCGCGAAGCCGGACGCCTACGGGACCCGGGCCACCACCCCGTCGGTGCCGGTGGTGATCGACGCGCTGCGCACGATCACCGGCCCGGTCGAGGGCCTGCTGGATCTCGACAACGTGGCGCTGATCGGGCACTCCGCCGGCGGCACCGTGATCCTGCAGAGCGCCCGGTTCTTCCCCGAGGTCAAGGCGGTCGCCGCCTACGGCACCCACACCATGGTCGCGACCATGCTGGGCTGGCCGGCCGGAACCGTGCTGCCAGCTCAGGTGGACTGCCCGGTGCTGCTGATGAACGGCGAGAACGACGGCGTGATCAACGGCTCGGCAGACCGGTACGGCGAGGACGCGGCCACCCGCAGGGACCCGATCAGCCGGACCTTCGACGAGGCGCTGCCCAACGCGGACGGCGCGAACGTGCAGGTCACCTTCGCCGGGGCGAACCATTTCGGGATCGTGCACCCGGTGGACGACACCGCGGCCCGCGCGTTCCTCGACCTCGACGCGACCACCGATCCCGCGGCCACCCGGGCCGCTTTCGTGGACGTCACCGCGGCGTTCCTCGACACCCATCTGCGCGGAGCGGATTCCGACGCACTGCACCAAGCCCTGAAAAATCCTTACATCGCCGGAATGCGGCGGAGGTAG
- a CDS encoding aromatic ring-hydroxylating dioxygenase subunit alpha yields MLKNFWYAVEFSDKVTTKPARLTVLGQYLVVYRTPKQGRVVALSDLCVHRGAALSGGWLNDDKIVCPYHGWEYEPDGACSKIPANLPGRGIPKKARVDSYPVQEKYGFVWVFMGDLPEEERPPMPVWPEFDDLVENGGKFRTVTGEFLWKANYERILENGCDIAHAPFVHAGRFGNPDMPQVPDYEVEHPDEWSAFATVDLHPPKPSGLWGKFGRLLGNDLKKRPPVTTSAGWMLPNMIKLHVRLPIGDMVIYDTNIPIDETTTLVKWVALRTFFTGKWADKDAVNRTMRIFYEDAAVVDKVRPELLPFDLGAELHIKSDIIAVEYRRRRQELADKGWLLSEDDFITGDVPRRTATVIPSPARRESPELSRAWVHKARGEHPTVAASRLMDPSPEDETP; encoded by the coding sequence ATGCTCAAGAACTTCTGGTACGCGGTGGAGTTCTCCGACAAGGTCACCACCAAACCGGCCCGGCTCACCGTGCTCGGGCAGTATCTCGTCGTCTACCGCACGCCCAAGCAGGGCCGGGTGGTGGCGCTGAGCGACCTGTGCGTGCACCGGGGCGCCGCGCTGTCCGGTGGCTGGCTCAACGACGACAAGATCGTCTGCCCGTACCACGGTTGGGAGTACGAGCCGGACGGCGCCTGCTCGAAGATTCCGGCGAACCTGCCGGGGCGGGGCATCCCGAAGAAGGCACGCGTCGACTCGTACCCCGTACAAGAAAAGTATGGTTTTGTCTGGGTCTTCATGGGTGATCTTCCGGAGGAAGAGCGTCCGCCGATGCCGGTGTGGCCGGAATTCGACGACCTGGTGGAGAACGGTGGCAAGTTCCGCACGGTGACTGGCGAGTTCCTGTGGAAGGCCAACTACGAGCGGATCCTGGAGAACGGCTGCGACATCGCGCACGCGCCGTTCGTGCACGCCGGCCGGTTCGGCAACCCGGACATGCCGCAGGTTCCCGACTACGAGGTCGAGCACCCGGACGAGTGGTCGGCGTTCGCGACCGTCGACCTGCACCCGCCGAAGCCGTCCGGCCTGTGGGGCAAGTTCGGTCGCCTGCTCGGCAACGACCTGAAGAAGAGGCCGCCGGTCACCACGTCGGCCGGGTGGATGCTGCCCAACATGATCAAGCTGCACGTGCGGCTGCCGATCGGTGACATGGTCATCTACGACACCAACATCCCGATCGACGAGACGACCACGCTGGTCAAGTGGGTCGCGCTGCGCACGTTCTTCACCGGCAAGTGGGCCGACAAGGACGCCGTCAACCGGACGATGCGCATCTTCTACGAGGACGCCGCGGTGGTCGACAAGGTCCGGCCCGAGCTGCTGCCGTTCGACCTCGGCGCCGAACTGCACATCAAGAGCGACATCATCGCGGTCGAGTACCGCCGTCGCCGCCAGGAGCTCGCCGACAAGGGCTGGCTGCTCAGCGAGGACGACTTCATCACCGGTGACGTGCCCCGCCGGACCGCGACCGTCATCCCGTCACCCGCGCGCCGGGAGAGCCCGGAACTGTCCCGCGCCTGGGTGCACAAGGCCCGCGGCGAACACCCGACCGTCGCCGCCTCCCGCCTGATGGACCCTTCACCAGAGGATGAGACCCCGTGA